The Rhipicephalus sanguineus isolate Rsan-2018 chromosome 10, BIME_Rsan_1.4, whole genome shotgun sequence genome segment gtcactaaaactttcgttacgcttcctacacagtgacgtcggtgtcagtcgcgctagcgatgggtctcgatcgcgagaatgagcatttatacagactttggaagtgaattaaaatatattctaaacgtttgctgcgtgcaatacttcgtgctgagcgtccttgcttacagagaaagcctacagcacgctttttatagcctcaaaatttggtgacaccacctctttaacggcatggtctttcctagaccggcctgcagttctcttgtagccgaaatgccatgacatgtttccatcaaggtagtcaaaactaaaactgatatcccacactcagcatgcttcataatcatttcgtggttctggcgcgtaaaacctaagaatttaattttaaaggaaaatttcctccctagcttcttcgacccgcattctttaagaggaaaaaagaattgttctaggggctcgtagaaagccaacaatcaagccaaagaaagcataggTACATTATTTGTTgatctttttaactgtagtgtaatgaatatgacctaaattgaaaggacttaaatgggacgaaaaagcacactttctttcggtgggattcgaacccacgacttttgCATTACGCgcctgatgctctaacaattaagctacgacgaagggcgctccctcgtccactttgttgggtatttacgtgagcttgatccctgggagtgttaacaagcgcaaatcgtcgccgtaattataaggttgcgggttcggatccgaccgatggaaagggtgttttttcgtctacttgaattcctttgcatatgggttataattattacatcgcagttaaaaaaagtgtagaatggatagggcgcaaacaggggcgccagtgaaagacgaagacgaggacggttgttggtgctcgtgcttgctccgtttcggactgctggtcgctgaacctgtgctatttatttattaaacgcctcacggactcaacgctaaacgcgtaccatcaagtggtggagagtgctggttcttttttgcaccctggaactccgtaaccggactctaccttccctgtcaacaatgcccgacgacgtcgcacagcagcatgctgccacacccccagctcctcgctgtcccggtattctaagggagcgcgacccagtcatcttcagcggtactgatgagcaggacgtcgaagactggctctcgtCGTACGAAAGAGTaagtgtcaacaacaagtgggacgataacgacaaactcggccgcgtccagttctacctgagaggagtcgcggaactctggtttaacaaccatgaggctgagattaccacctgggcctctttcaaaacgactttcgcggacgtattcggccgaccgacagtgcgcaagctccgcgcagagcagcgcttgcgtgatcgcgcccaactgtctggagagtgtttcacttcctatattgaggacgtcgtgggcctctgccgccgcttcaatcctgccatgtccgaggccgacaaagtcaagcatatcatgaaaggcatcgaggacgatgcgttccacatgcttgtggccaaaaaccctcaaacagtcacggacgtcattcagcactgccagagctacgacgagttgcgaaagcagcgcatttccacacgccgtcctagcttcgacacgaccagtacgtcagcactcaccgttggcgccatctctccggacccgatggtgttgactcaacaaatccagcggttcatccgagaagaagttgcgcgacaactgtctcttgcaccctttctcccaggcaatgctcatgggctcgcctcgtcgctgcgacaaaccattgaggagcaagtatccgaagcccttccgcctacgcaccagccgccgcctgtatccgcgcccttgacctacgctgacgtcgcgagaaggcagtcacatgcgctgccacacggcacggactctgctcactcctcaagtgcattctactcagcgcagacgccggcaggcccgcccgttccactttatcgccgtcctgtcacccctcctcataatccttggcgcacaacggacaaccgaccaatctgttactactgttgtctacccggccatgtcgagcgtttctgccgccgccgcgttgcccgtccagggtaccgttgacgcaagttacagctacgtccgtccagagccaccacagccgatgccctcctacgctacttcagacacctcttcatccaaccgccgagccttcaactcccgtcgatcgccgtccccgcgccgacgttcgctttcgccaatgattcgtcgtCCCTCGCCGTCcgaacggaaaactgaccatcgcagttccggaggcaagaactgcgccgctgtcgaaatttacaagacctcgttctcaacctgctaacgaaataactgtcttcattgaaggtgttgccgtgcaggccttagtcgatacgggagctgctgtgtctgtgttgagcgaagcaatgtgccgcaagttaaaaaaaattacgattccgctttctggtctttctctccgtacggcaaccgcgcatcccatacaaccttccgtgacgtgcacggctcggctactcattcaggacgttatgtatgtcgtcgaattcgtcgtctttccacactgctcccacgacgttatattgggctgggacttcctttccacacatcatgccattgttgactgtgcccgtgccgaactagaattatcagcgatctccgacatcgattctggcaagtcatcttttcctcgtgtcgtcgtcgccgcggacacggacatcccacctatgtcttctgttcgggtaccgatctcctgcgactatgctttctctagcgccatgttcacaccgtcagaagcattcacttctcgtaagaacttcattctcccctttgctcttgtcacgtTCGAAGACTCCTGCTCCAGCATTTATGttacgaacctgctttcggtcgcagccacagtattccgcggagaatgtatagggcgtcttgaggagattgattctgtttgcgctagccaactgctcgatcgcacaacaagcctccaggtcgccagcgttgatctcgttaccacgtccaacacatcttccctagacgctttccttccatcaattgattcggaccttcctattgctcaacgcacccaactcttgaagcttctcgaccgctttcggacgtctttcgactacaagcaaaccagtttgggtcgaacgtctgccatcgtaAGAAGAAGAGGGGTGCATGGCTGCCGACACCggcagccatgcacccctgcgacagcgtccataccgggtctctcaagCTGAACGcagagttattgatgaccaggtgactgatatgcttagtcgtggcgttatacagccgtcccacagtccttgggcctccccggtggtacttgtgaaaaagaaggacggtagcatccgattctgtgttgattataggcgccttaacaagatcacacgcaaagatgtctatccgctccccagaatcgatgacgcgctcgactgtttgcaaggcgcggagttcttttcttcactggaccttcgatcggggtactggcaggtacctatggatgaagctgaccgcccaaaaactgcgttcgtaactcctgacggcttgtacgagttcaacgtgatgccgtttggcctttgcaacgcccccgccaccttcgagcgtctatggacaacatccttcgaggtctcaagtggaacacgtgcctttgttatctggacgacgtcgtagttttttcaaaggacttcgacacacatcttctgcgcctcgcaagtgtcctggaatgcctcacacaggctggtctacaactcaatatgaagaagtgtcacttcgccgccaggaagctcaccatcttgggacatgttgtcagcaaggatggcattctacctgaccctgcaaagctccgcgctgtcgccgagtttcccaagccgtcgaccctgaaagaactccggagcttcataggcctatgctcatattttcggcgattcgttagtgatttcgcatccataatggccccttaacacgcctacttgctgatagccacggtgtcatggcatggtcttccgcttgcgacgccgcattcgcgaaattacgtcgtctgctgacatcgccaccgattctccgtcactttgacccagacgcccctaccgaaatccacacggacgccagtggagtcggccttggcgctattcttgctcaacgcaagtctggcttcgacgagtacgttgtttcttacgcaagtcgcactctcaccagagctgaagaaaattattcggtcacggagaaagaatgtttagccatcgtttgggcaattacaaaatttagaccttacgtatatggccgcccatttgatgtcgtgactgatcaccacgccctctgctggttatcttcactgaaagatccatctggtcgtctagctcgatgggcattacgtctccaagaatacgacatccgcgtcgtctacaggtcaggccgtagacattcagatgtcgacgctctttcccgctctccccttccccatgactgtggcaacgggtctatttccagctacgattctgcggcccttacacacgctgacatgccttctgagcagcgtcaggatccttggatagtctctttaatcGAGTTCCTTTCTAAGCCatcaccacgtaccgccactcgctcgctgcggcgcacagctcgacatttcaccatccgcgatgggctcctataccgccgcaactatctatctgatggtcgcaagtggttgttggtgattcctcgccacctccgtgccgatatctgtgcctcctttcacgcggatccccaatgcggccacgctggtgtaatcaaaacctatgcacgcctccggctgcggtactactggcgtggcatgtaccgcttcgtccgccaatacgtgcgttcatgctccaagtgtcagcgccggaagagccccccacgtatagtcaatggaccgctccagccgttgccttgtccctcccggccttttgatcgcatcgggattgatttgtacggcccccttccatacacaccagacgggaaccgctgggtgatcgtcgctatcgatcatctgacacgctatgctgagactgccgcgctgccagaggccacatcacgtgaagtcggcttattcatacttcaccaacttgttcttcgccacggcgcgcctcgcgagctactcagcgaccgcggacgcacgttcctctctgatgccgtacaagccctcctccgtgaatgcaacgttgtgcaccggacaaccagcgcctaccatccacaaaccaacggaatgactgagcgctttaaccgcacactaggcgacatgctgtccatgtacgtctccgctgaccacaccaactgggaccgcatactaccctttgttacgtacgcttacaatagcgctactcagtctacgacaggattttctcccttctttcttctttacggccgcgaaccttcctcatttatggacaccattcttctgtaccgcccagacgcttcagagtccacaactctatctgaagtcgccacctacgccgaggaatgcaggcagctcgcacgttccttaaccgcacaagaccaagcacgccaaaaggacctccatgacgcaaacctgcctccccagtcatattcgcctggaacattggtgtggcttcgcgttccctcctctgctcctggcctttccacgaagctactgcagaagtatgaaggcccctaccgcgtcctaagtcaagcctctcccgtcaactatgttgtcgagcccgttcaaccatccgcagaccggcgccgccgtggccgtgagattgttcacgtcgaccaactgaagccgcattacgacccaccagtcgtccctgttccttaagtcgccaggatggctccttttctgcgggggagtgatttgtagaatggatagggcgcaaacaggggcgccagtgaaagacgaagacgaggacggttgttggtgctcgtgcttgctccgtttcggactgctggtcgctgaacctgtgctatttatttattaaacgcctcacggactcaacgctaaacgcgtaccatcaagagcaacaaataatgtccccaatgtatTATTTgacttaattggctgttggttttctaacaaataactgagtctatcgaactattcttctttcgcacattcatagcaagggattcgtcATGCCTCGTGatgctttctggcaaaaatagtgtttcacactcgccgccttagctacgagtggcgctggtaacactctcagggattaaacgcagatagataccgcacatgcgtttcgccggagtctgggctctctcgcgaacaatagatgacgtcactgctacgtcactcacgtgtgacgtcacttgaagactttCTTTCCCTAAGTTTAGTTTTGGACTTTTCccccgtgtcgccacggagtgcctagtatgtcacgtgGCTTGATGAATTTCGTCCCTAGTGTCCTAGTGTCaatcttcacctccgccggcgATGGTCTCCGCGCACGTGTACACGAAGTGTCGTCGTGAtgaaatgcgacgtttgtggcggttggcctgtcttcactggaaaaatatgtggagcaccacatcgcagcgcacaaattcgccgcTGACTACGTGCAGCAGGGCGTTTCCACAAAGATAAGGTGAGTACCCCATCCTGTTTTCAGTTTATAGTTGTTGGAAAGACAGTGTCCGTGCATTTTTTATCATCTTTGTGGCTGAGGCTGTACAGCACatgaccgcttccacgtgcattcactgtgccagctagttataattcgcatgtgcttgtcgcgtagaaaaaaaaaaaaagaaaagaagtatgcacagaggcactaattttcacaattttgctcgatcacactgaaagtactgccgcttgcgtcgctttttgtttccctctaaaaacaaagcagagcaaatatgtccggtggatacatgatgtgttgaaacaggtgagcgcacaagacagggacagtgaaaacgacaTATAGAGCGCTACTTAAACTAACATTTaatgcactacactcatcacAAGACTATCAAAAAAGAATTtaattttttcttccttacgctttttttttttttctcgctaaagattacaggcggtaacgtgcccatggaaacagggcgacaaGCGAAAAAAACCCTTGATACCATACAAGATTTTTGACCAGCTCATGNNNNNNNNNNNNNNNNNNNNNNNNNNNNNNNNNNNNNNNNNNNNNNNNNNNNNNNNNNNNNNNNNNNNNNNNNNNNNNNNNNNNNNNNNNNNNNNNNNNNGTTCGATAGCAGCCTATTAAcatgttggctcacgcactttttcaagcacattcaagacgtggcatgaaactcttgctaaactCTTCCCACTCAGTTTGTACTAATCAGCTTATTTGCCATGTTATATACAAACAGATGCGGTCACCTATAGTGCACACTATgggctcactttcttgagctaaattttcgtgacgtacagcctgacacttagaaacaccatgtggctctcttgtttgcagttcatccgccttggtgcagttggcctgccttgcaaactcataaacggcattgtgtgttgctgccatgtcttccgttactttctctcagtagcatgaacgaactatccgcacccgttttgtctgcactacaacggagatgcctcaacttcagcctatgttaacccccactgcctttcaaggaactatgtcaacaatgccagcactatgtgctgctgggcctcataacataagcttgcccagtggcacaaactgtccatatacttttgccccacaatgcaactgtgccattctcagtggtccgtattgggaagcactccagatctacaaacactatgatgtgctgttggctgctagaaaatgactcgtttataacagcggagttttgcacaacatagaaagggttatgaatgtaaaaatggccatccactcccatttgtccatccactcccatttgttgcacaaagctacgataaaattcatatggatttctcataaagaacagcattttagttggcgaaaaatttgacatggtccacagtttgaactcaagaacgactttttttcggggtggtcgctctaccatttaagctaaccagtatgctagtaatcaaagtgcgagggcaaattcagtttgaagcgcatggacactgaatatgacaaatgagttctgtggaaagcacagtaggtataagtagcttataaccagctgcaagtaatgttttttctttcaagtttgattttcataaatagatattaacgcagaatcttctgctaaaagctgctgcacgtttccacaggacccatttgccacattctgtgtgctttgacttttcaactaattggcccttacactgcccattgctagcctactggctatctcagttgtagagaaacagccctggaaaggtgttggttccaggcttgagcccaggaacagtacgaattttttgtcttcctttctgagaaatcagtatggatttcctggtagccttgtacaaaacaggtggatggccatttttcaattcaaaataacttgttctctacacagatgatatatgcgaacacaactgtgatgccttgaatcatgtctggacgagctgggcttggagcatgtagccaaatgtgatggtaggagctccaagtgaatgttctcaaatgttcattgttccagtgctcccagaacgaggaaaaagctgggacacagcactgtgtgccttggcttctttcctcgcactgtgacataatgaagtagtaccaactagcccagttcattgcgctcctaaaatgtgtttagctacttgtgatgccgttcagaccaatctgcttggcacattcacaggtagcaatagaacagagggctgccgagatagcaaagccataaatgcaaggcctgcgcgtgcacatctgagcttgcagagatagtgtcctgcataggtcacttgcttgatgaatgtgcaataaatgcaattttttgggcaataaaggtgtgatgacatatgcaatttctacatttatttgctgcaatacagaaacgttctcgatttgttcgagtagtgattagcatttatgaaagataattaatgcaaggtcatgctatattattactttcaattgaaagaccctgtggcacaatcttaattatacaaaagtaatatacagccAGCAGAGTCAACATGCACCGTACAACTCCTCTCAAGTTTCAAGGAGGCTACCTGGGTAACAGTTGGGAGCATTCGCAACCAGCCGGACAAcacatgggtggccctgaaaagggccgtttcatggcaggcagcatttgccaagtttCAGTAAGGTTGAAAGTCGGGTGAATTGATGACAGAGCATCCGAACATGTaaagcagcgcacagaaaaaagacacaagaggattaatatgattcaacaggacaactgttgcacttgccactagtttattcttttaaaaaatatgtatatagtacatacccacaagtgcaccacatgcaacaatgacttttgctcataacggtgcttaaaaacaatttgaatgttgtgcacttgtgcatatgtgtattaccccctcctttttttcccttcaaaataagctaattgcaagtgcagtggttggcctgttcaattgtattcctcctttcatgtcttgtttttgtgtgctgctttacacattaagatgatctaaagcagtcttggttcatgttgggaaggtaggcgaaggaatttgctgcactcgcaggacttcgtggccttttgtgttgcagtggctgcacttcagcagcctgtagcagatacccagctcgctgtgtccatgtgacttcactccaggtccgaagtcacgggcaagagaactgacgattttggccagctgatcgatcccttggcctctgtgcacatggtacccatcaattgctaagagcgcacgtcgtggctctttcgagaaattgagaaaccgatgctgtaggaacaaaaaaaattagtgcaattaggaaaaatgtgatgcattgagacaagaaagaacttgcagatcaactgaagtcactaaacaaaaagaaagggaagtgaacaacatgggaccacagcctacagtttcataagatgatggaaaaatttggcaacataacgtgttgctagtatgccgcaatgtgaaaatttttcactgctagatggggctcagccggaacttttgaaatcaatacacgctcctttgaatgtttgcattgcccctgtatatgtggcttgcaccaatatcacagcttgaaattacatagccatccaccccgtgtgtcggaacgaaactaaaaccaaaaacaaagatatttttggccggaacgaaaataacaaacgttatctattatttcgttccagagtgaaaccgaaatattttttatcagttttcagttcccgggaaaacttggtgacctggaacaaccgaggtcatgcaatgtgagcaataatacatatgtcagggtatagtgttagcgcttatctcatgcaagaattccaaagtaaagatgttcaaattttatgaaaaatgaaaagagtggcaaccagagctgtttatattaatgcaagtggactttcgtgtgccagtcacactagtgtgggagggcattctcggtgctgaagtttgttttatcagaacagcggtcttgcaccctcgatgactggctgcttctgagaaaatgctcactcccttgacacaaaacatagaacctgctcagaaaattcgtaattcacttttgagaaatttaaatacagtaacttggaagggtgctagttttggggttctgtgtggctggcccagaagcccctcagggacgagaccaagacagaccagcaaccatctttactctgccgagcctcggccgcaactgcccactgccagtggctgctgagtgcgagctgcgagcacaccatcgctcatcattcccttcttctacggccagcacgctcgcagccaccgcttctatactgccccctcccctccggtgaaactggggaggagggcgcagtagccgctatccttggccacagcggacagcacgtggcgtgcacgaccacacgtcggcacggttcgtccaccacgtaaccaaggtcccggtgttgtccgtggcaactgggggctccggggctccgcatccattttcgggttagcagtcgtcgtggcagccgccttgctgccaccgtttgtggttgcctgctctttcctgttgctgacctctggttcttccttcctataagtgtatagaagcgtatagacaagtataaaagcggcggctgcaagcgcgtcgtccgtagaagaagaaaacgaacgatggcacgctcgcagctcgcagttgtggccgagactcggcggagtaaagatggttgctggtttgtcttggtctcctccctgacgggtttctgggccagccacagccacgacaccccacatagctcgcgctagtctgtagcaattcgtcgtacagttacttgcgctcctctgaagaatgcaggaagaacgtgttttacccgtcccacgttcttaagaggagcgcaagtttaccacaaatcccatgtttttatcgttactttaccttcaaattttcgcataaaaataagaaccgttacaaaacattatttttttagttccggaacagaaacagaacttttttcggtggaacgaaactaaaaccgaaacgaaaaacatttcgttccgacaccctgcatccaccattgcaatgaatcactactgaaagctgaccaaccaccactgaagttatagtgacagtactagaatatgtaccgtacttactcgaatctaggccgctctcgattgtaggccgacactcgaaattcgcaagaccagaaaaaaaaaaaaaaacttaatcatggtactcgaatctaagccaaccccccactttcgcacattgttttttataaaaaaaaacatcagcttagattcgagtaaatacggcacatgcatttcagattcaattaatggttgcctgcacatttgtataatgccccaactgctttgacactaacgcaaggaagcagcagccaacgaaaataaatatgaatatttcagcctgccatacatggagaacacgtgcaagcatccaatgttcatatgtgaaagacaacagtgttagaggagagagcctggtgcggataatagaagaattttgacacagcaagcctgtgatgtacacttcactacatagtcaaaagtctgataaaaacttgtcagatggggaaggtaccagattaacatattagaacgcgcctcaaattttttaaaagtacataaaattgatgcttcgggaccactatggccccattgctcacactaaaaaaagcatcagtggggcgcctatgtatagcctatgtgccacagcgtgcaggtagggcaaattaccaaatgtacagctagttccacatttttccaatttcataaagattccatgagcaaacatgaagattactactttgtagcagatagagtgtattcagataacatcggtgcatgtctgtggacccctttaatatcgctgaaaaaaaatatatatatatattttgctgtatgagtccctagggccacgaaaccaatgttagttttgcgaaaaaaaatttgcctaagtcaaaaaaattttgacggaagtcttcactcagcagaactgcttttcacgaatttcccgaaaatacgattttgacaagatcctacaaagaaattattgcag includes the following:
- the LOC125760029 gene encoding uncharacterized protein LOC125760029 → MRQYREVSSATAARCGPRGVYVFKVLPRCSSSEDVDAERQIKKTRLLNRKLTATLKRLPCVRILNAEHRFLNFSKEPRRALLAIDGYHVHRGQGIDQLAKIVSSLARDFGPGVKSHGHSELGICYRLLKCSHCNTKGHEVLRVQQIPSPTFPT